The genome window TACCCTCCAAGCATAAATAGTGTACTTTCCTTTTTTAGGATCAAATCGAGAACAAAAAAACAAAACTTGGTCTAAAAAATTTCCTGTTTTCCCCTCGGAAGCTTCTTGAATAGATAAATCAAAATCTTTGGGCACAAATTGAATGCCATGCAAGTAACGAGTTACTTTTCCTTTAGGACTAACAAATATTAAAGTAGAGGGGTGCAAGTACTGCTTATCCTTTTTGCTATACCTATATTTAACGCCCAAATCTTTAGCTAACAAACGAATGTCTGTTGCTTTTCCTGTTAAAAAATACCAAAAATTTTCTACATCCTTTTTGCTATTTTCCCCCTCAAAAGCCTCTAAATAAATTTCTTTTTTTGAAGCAGCAATAATTACATCTTCTTGAGGGTTCACACTAATAGATAAAACACGGTAATCTTTTCCGATTTTCCATTTACTTTCTTTAATAGCTTGTGCCAGTCCATTTAAGGTGTGATTGCATAAACTAGGACAGCGAAAATAAACTAAATTTAAAACTAATGGTTTTTGAAAATTTAAATAGTCTTTTAAAGTTAAAACTTGTTTATGGTCATTAGAAAAAGTTAAGCTTTTAGTAATAAACTTTCCTAACTGCTCTTTAACGCCAACACCATTTAAATAGGCGGGTGCTTTATCTGCCTGCAAAGGAATGTCGTCAGGATTATAAGCAAAACTGCTTATAACAAAAAACAACGAAAAGAAAATAATTAAGCTCTTCATAAAATTTTTGTCCTTATAGTTTTTACTTAGGTGCGCTAACCTTTTGTTTTAATTTTTGAATGTCTTCTTTAACTTTGTTTGTGGTTATAGACCTAATAAAATGTACCAATGCCCAGCGGTCTTCTTTAGATAAATGTCCAAAAGCCGCCATAGAAGTTCCTGCAATCCCATTGCTAATGGTTTTAAAAAGTTGATCGGACCGACCCCCTTTGGTCCATTTTCCTTTTACTACATCTCTAGGAGGAGGGTTTAAAGCTCCCGCGGCTGGCCCGTCCCCTTTTCCTTCGGGGCCATGACAGCTAACGCAATTAATTTGAAAAATGGCTTTACCTTTAGCCGCCCACGAAGGACTGTTAACCCAAAAATTCGCTTTTTCTTTGTCGGTTAAGTCTTGGCTTGTGGTTGTCTTTTTTACCGCCCCTGCAGCAACCGCTTCTGTTTTTACTTCTTTTAAATCAATGCCTTCATAAATAAAGCTATAGTACGCCATAAAAAGTAAGGACGCGGTATAAGAAAATAGAAAAGTTCTTAATCCCCATTTGTTATAAAGTGCGTCTTTATTTTTAGTCATAAAAAATCCTTTTATTCTGCTGTTTTTAGTGCCGAGGCCAAATCGCCAGATTCTTGCATTTCCATCACAATATCGCACCCACCAATAAATTTACCCTTATGGTAAAGCTGGGGGTAAGTGGGCCAGTTAGAATATTCTTTTACTGCTTGGCGCATTTGCCCATCGGTTAAAATATTAAAACTTTCAAAGGGAACATTAATAGCGTTTAAAGCGCTAACCACTTGGGCAGAAAAACCACATAAGGGCTTGGTTTTGTCTCCCTTCATAAATAAAAATGTTTGGTTTTCTTCTACTAAATTGCGAATATTTTTTTCCATAAAATTCTCCTGCTCTATTAGGTTACCTTTACAATTTCTTCTTTTTAAAACTTTTTCTTTTTACAATTTCTTCTTTTTAAAACTACCCGCCCCTTAATCAGCCTACGCGTACAAAGCATCAAATTGCTTTTTAGTAATAGTTTTAATTTTCACTGCGTGTAATCGCTCTTTTAACTCCTCTTTTAAAGAGTCCATCACCATTTGGTGCTGCTCTAACAAGGGCTTGTTTTCAAAGCTATCACTAATTACCATCACTCCCAAGTGATTATGGGCCCCTCCTCCAGGAAAATTAGTTAACTGGACTTTAGATTCAGCAATAGCACTTTCTATTAAATTTATTAATTTTTTTGTATCCATAATTCACCTTTTCTGTCACTTGCTTTTTGAAAATGCCCCTCCATAAGAAAAAAGTCAATACAGCTAAGCGGAGTTTAAAAAAAATTTTAGGGTTTTTGAAAGATTTTTATTGATAATCATCTCCCATTTGATACAAAGAAGGCTGTTATTAAGCTACACTATTTGGAAGGAGATGTAATGGCTACAAAATGGGAAGTGGAAAAAGTCCGAAATATTGGAATATCTGCACATATTGATTCTGGAAAAACCACATTAACAGAAAGAATTTTATTTTATACAGGAAGAATTCATGCCATCCATGATGTTCGTGGAAAAGATGGCGTTGGTGCAAAAATGGACTCCATGGAGCTAGAAAAAGAGCGGGGCATTACCATTCAATCGGCTGCCACTAATGTTCAATGGAAAAATGACATTAGTGATATTAACATTAATATTATCGATACCCCTGGCCATGTGGATTTTACTGTGGAGGTCGAAAGGTCTTTGCGAGTATTAGATGGTGCTATTTTAGTTTTATGTGGAGTGTCTGGAGTGCAATCGCAATCCATTACTGTGGATCGCCAAATGCGTCGCTACAATGTTCCTCGCGTAGCTTTTATTAACAAATTAGATCGCTCGGGAGCTAACCCCTTTCGCGTGGCCGAAGCCTTAAGAGAAAAACTGAATCACAATGCCATAATGGTACAAATCCCTATTGGTTTAGAAGAAAACTTAGTGGGCGTGGTGGATCTTGTAAAAATGAAGGCCTTATATTTTGAAGGTGACAACGGAGAAAATATTCGCATCGAAGACATTCCCGCAGAGCTAAAAGAAGAGGCGGATAAATACCACAATATTCTTGTGGGTGCGGTGGCTGATTTTGACGACACTGTGGGTGAAAAATTTTTATTGGAAGAAGAACCCACTGCAGAAGAAATTCAAGTGGCTATTCGTAAAGGAACACTAAGCTTAAAACTAACTCCTGTGTTTTGTGGTTCGGCTTATAAAAACAAAGGCGTTCAAGCTTTGTTAGATGGCGTGGCTTCTTACTTACCAAATCCCACAGAAATCACCAACGATGCTTTAGATCAATCCGACAATGAAAAATCGATAGACTTAGCAACTGATGACGAAAAGCCCTTGGTGGCTTTAGCCTTTAAACTAGAAGATGGGCGCTTTGGACAGCTAACTTATATGCGCGTATATCAAGGCACTTTAAAAAAGGGCGACTTTATTCATAACA of Pseudobdellovibrionaceae bacterium contains these proteins:
- a CDS encoding SCO family protein: MKSLIIFFSLFFVISSFAYNPDDIPLQADKAPAYLNGVGVKEQLGKFITKSLTFSNDHKQVLTLKDYLNFQKPLVLNLVYFRCPSLCNHTLNGLAQAIKESKWKIGKDYRVLSISVNPQEDVIIAASKKEIYLEAFEGENSKKDVENFWYFLTGKATDIRLLAKDLGVKYRYSKKDKQYLHPSTLIFVSPKGKVTRYLHGIQFVPKDFDLSIQEASEGKTGNFLDQVLFFCSRFDPKKGKYTIYAWRVMQAGGIFTVFIMLLFLFPIWFSKKDKFNVRDRG
- a CDS encoding cytochrome c; the encoded protein is MTKNKDALYNKWGLRTFLFSYTASLLFMAYYSFIYEGIDLKEVKTEAVAAGAVKKTTTSQDLTDKEKANFWVNSPSWAAKGKAIFQINCVSCHGPEGKGDGPAAGALNPPPRDVVKGKWTKGGRSDQLFKTISNGIAGTSMAAFGHLSKEDRWALVHFIRSITTNKVKEDIQKLKQKVSAPK
- the grxD gene encoding Grx4 family monothiol glutaredoxin; its protein translation is MEKNIRNLVEENQTFLFMKGDKTKPLCGFSAQVVSALNAINVPFESFNILTDGQMRQAVKEYSNWPTYPQLYHKGKFIGGCDIVMEMQESGDLASALKTAE
- a CDS encoding BolA family transcriptional regulator gives rise to the protein MDTKKLINLIESAIAESKVQLTNFPGGGAHNHLGVMVISDSFENKPLLEQHQMVMDSLKEELKERLHAVKIKTITKKQFDALYA